The following proteins are encoded in a genomic region of Glycine soja cultivar W05 chromosome 17, ASM419377v2, whole genome shotgun sequence:
- the LOC114392347 gene encoding 14 kDa proline-rich protein DC2.15-like: protein MASNKVIATIMVLSLLAYSTSFTNACGTCHPKPTPSPPPPSGKCPKDTLKLGVCADILGLVTVVVGSPVSSKCCALLEGLADLEAALCLCTAIKANVLGINLNVPITLSVLLSACQKTVPSGFQCA from the coding sequence ATGGCTTCCAACAAGGTTATTGCCACCATCATGGTGCTTTCTCTCCTTGCCTACTCAACATCATTCACCAATGCATGTGGCACATGCCACCCAAAACCTaccccttctcctcctcctccatcaGGAAAGTGCCCTAAGGACACATTGAAGCTAGGGGTGTGTGCAGATATTCTAGGTCTTGTTACTGTTGTTGTTGGCTCCCCTGTCTCCAGCAAGTGTTGTGCATTGCTTGAAGGTTTGGCTGATTTGGAGGCTGCACTTTGCCTTTGCACTGCTATTAAGGCCAATGTTCTTGGAATCAACTTGAATGTGCCTATCACACTCAGTGTGCTACTCAGTGCTTGCCAAAAAACTGTTCCTTCTGGTTTCCAATGTGCATAG